A genomic window from Candidatus Hydrogenedentota bacterium includes:
- the sugE gene encoding quaternary ammonium compound efflux SMR transporter SugE: MQWLLLLAAGLLEICWAVGLKYSEGFTRLWPSLFTLVTMAMSFYLLAAAMKALPVGTAYAVWTGIGAAGTALLGMALFGEPATLARIGCIGLILAGILGLKLASPA, encoded by the coding sequence ATGCAGTGGTTACTGCTCCTGGCCGCCGGCCTGCTGGAGATCTGCTGGGCGGTCGGCCTGAAGTATTCCGAGGGATTCACCCGGCTGTGGCCATCGCTGTTTACGCTGGTCACCATGGCGATGAGCTTCTACCTGCTGGCGGCGGCGATGAAGGCGCTGCCGGTGGGCACCGCATACGCCGTGTGGACAGGTATTGGCGCGGCGGGCACGGCGCTGCTGGGGATGGCGCTGTTCGGCGAGCCCGCGACGCTTGCGCGCATCGGGTGCATCGGCCTGATTCTCGCCGGTATCCTCGGGCTGAAGCTCGCATCGCCCGCCTGA
- a CDS encoding mechanosensitive ion channel, producing MTTVEARAQAAANAALDEATHARIAEMYTQALDQLRAAEEWRAKGDEFASLRQNADVRMQEIQAELAQPVEAPALPEDDDLTITQLELRLAERVSAHSGAQAALSDLERESALRAERRRQVPDLQAGARQRLDELPPVSPAEGEPVEIAEAASVLRQARRQAIEMELRAYEEELLSYDARGRLLSLRIDRARRNVEQAAAAVDAWRGFLAERRQRDAAAAWQTVRDTEILAALRENAAPEAIQTLATDLSKRIRELLEARTAADGLLRKTEQADARIRAVTETINTLESDFSSLRKKVEAASNSSVIGVLLRGHRRNLPDIRAIEQDIRNRQQELAELQIAQISAEEARRELYNIDALVSGALEFAPGNTEPEIEAIRVVLSELYTVLRDSLDGRVEDFETCFDRLLSLNSREEQLVATVREFRDYISERVLWVRSGEALSLNEWSGILRGLRWLADGENLRALAHALLSDLSQSPVQVLACLLFVLVLNMLRGVFRRRLAACAEAALRRGCMSIRPTLDAALYTVLLSSSVPLLIALIGWRSEASLASTEYTRAVGAGLAGTAFVLWSLEFCREVVRRNGLGIAHFGWSETPSRSIARQLFIFEFITVPLLVFVAIFDVQVDQPWQVSLGRFSLVLALLSLAVLAHRLLRYRHGPLLDVIERARKRSNLMLRRVWYFLAVGAPLALMVAAVLGYYYSALLLTTKVHSTLTSAVCLMVLLQIVTRSVLMARRRLARTRARGRLEAMRGSSSDIETASPHEGIDLDRVDTQATRVIWSGFAIALAACIWVVWSETLPALGALDRVELWPAAETAAETPAPPMPTGAVGTVPALAEPGSVSGQSGPITLRDVAVFLFILAVTFIAVQNLPGLVEIVLLQRMPLIAGERYAINMIIGYVLAIAGLVWAFNSIGIGWSRVQWLVAAVGLGLGFGLQEIFANLVSGIIILFERPIRVGDTVTVGEISGTVSKIRIRATWITAFNRQELIVPNKEFVTSRLINWTLSDQVLRVEIPIGIAYGSDTALARRLMLEVAEKNERVLKDPAPAVYFQGFGDSSLDFELRVHSPDLDSFLAIKDAMLTGIDEAFRKHGVEIPFPQRDVHVRSIRASLPVERGGDPPLG from the coding sequence GTGACGACCGTGGAGGCGCGCGCACAGGCGGCGGCAAACGCGGCGCTGGACGAAGCGACGCACGCGCGAATCGCCGAGATGTACACCCAGGCGCTGGACCAGCTCCGGGCGGCGGAGGAGTGGAGGGCGAAGGGGGACGAATTCGCCTCCCTCCGCCAGAACGCGGATGTCCGGATGCAGGAGATCCAGGCGGAGCTGGCGCAACCCGTCGAAGCGCCGGCCCTTCCCGAAGACGATGATCTCACAATCACCCAGCTCGAATTGCGGCTGGCGGAACGGGTGAGCGCGCATTCGGGGGCGCAGGCGGCGCTGTCGGATCTGGAGCGCGAGTCGGCCCTGCGGGCGGAGCGGCGGCGCCAGGTTCCAGACCTTCAGGCGGGGGCGCGGCAGCGGCTGGATGAGCTTCCGCCGGTGTCGCCGGCGGAGGGCGAGCCTGTGGAAATAGCCGAGGCGGCCTCGGTGCTCCGGCAGGCGCGGCGCCAGGCGATCGAAATGGAGCTCCGCGCGTACGAGGAGGAACTGCTGAGCTACGACGCCCGCGGGCGCCTGCTCTCGCTGCGTATTGACCGGGCGCGGCGAAACGTGGAACAGGCGGCGGCGGCGGTCGACGCATGGCGCGGCTTTCTTGCGGAACGCCGCCAGCGGGATGCCGCGGCGGCGTGGCAAACGGTCCGCGACACGGAGATCCTCGCGGCGCTTCGGGAAAACGCGGCTCCGGAGGCCATACAGACCCTGGCGACGGACCTTTCCAAGCGTATTCGGGAATTGCTGGAGGCGCGAACCGCGGCGGACGGCCTGCTCCGGAAGACCGAACAGGCGGATGCGCGGATCCGCGCCGTCACCGAAACCATCAACACGCTGGAAAGCGACTTCTCGTCGCTCCGGAAGAAGGTGGAAGCGGCGAGTAACAGTTCCGTGATCGGGGTGCTCCTTCGCGGGCACCGGCGCAACCTGCCGGATATTCGGGCCATTGAGCAGGACATCCGGAACCGGCAGCAAGAACTTGCGGAACTCCAGATCGCACAGATTAGCGCGGAGGAGGCGCGCCGGGAGCTTTACAATATCGATGCGCTGGTGTCGGGTGCGCTGGAGTTTGCTCCCGGCAACACGGAGCCCGAAATAGAAGCCATTCGCGTTGTGCTGAGCGAGTTGTATACCGTGCTCCGCGATTCGCTGGACGGGCGGGTGGAGGATTTCGAGACGTGCTTTGATCGCCTGCTGTCCCTGAATTCACGCGAGGAACAGCTGGTGGCCACCGTGCGCGAGTTTCGGGACTACATCAGCGAGCGTGTGCTCTGGGTGCGCAGCGGCGAGGCGCTGAGCCTGAATGAATGGAGCGGGATCCTCCGCGGGCTTCGCTGGCTGGCCGATGGCGAGAACCTGCGCGCGCTGGCCCATGCGCTTCTCAGCGACTTGTCTCAATCGCCGGTTCAGGTGCTCGCCTGCCTCCTCTTTGTGCTTGTGCTGAACATGCTGCGGGGAGTGTTCCGGCGGCGGCTGGCGGCGTGCGCGGAAGCGGCCTTACGGCGCGGGTGCATGTCGATCCGGCCGACGCTGGACGCGGCGCTCTACACGGTGCTGCTTTCCTCCAGCGTTCCGTTGCTGATCGCGCTGATCGGGTGGCGGAGCGAGGCGTCGCTGGCGAGCACGGAATATACCCGGGCGGTCGGGGCCGGCCTCGCGGGCACCGCCTTCGTATTGTGGAGTCTGGAATTCTGCCGGGAGGTGGTGCGGCGCAATGGCCTCGGCATCGCGCATTTCGGCTGGTCGGAGACGCCGAGCCGTTCCATCGCGCGCCAGTTGTTTATTTTCGAGTTCATCACCGTGCCGCTGCTTGTTTTCGTGGCGATTTTCGACGTGCAAGTGGACCAGCCCTGGCAGGTTTCGCTGGGCCGGTTTTCGCTCGTCCTCGCGCTGCTGTCGCTGGCCGTGTTGGCGCACCGGCTCCTGCGCTACCGGCACGGGCCATTGCTGGACGTGATCGAGCGGGCGCGCAAGCGCAGCAATCTGATGCTGCGGCGGGTCTGGTATTTTCTGGCGGTTGGCGCGCCGCTGGCCCTGATGGTTGCGGCGGTGCTCGGGTATTACTACTCGGCGCTCCTGCTCACGACGAAGGTTCACAGCACGCTGACGAGCGCGGTCTGCCTGATGGTCCTGCTCCAAATCGTGACCCGTTCGGTGCTGATGGCGCGCCGCAGGCTGGCCCGCACGCGCGCGCGGGGACGCCTGGAGGCCATGCGGGGATCTTCCAGCGATATTGAGACCGCCAGCCCGCATGAAGGAATCGATCTGGACCGCGTCGATACCCAGGCGACCCGGGTAATCTGGAGCGGATTCGCAATCGCGCTGGCGGCGTGCATCTGGGTGGTCTGGTCGGAAACGCTGCCGGCGCTGGGCGCGCTCGATCGCGTGGAGCTGTGGCCGGCGGCGGAAACGGCGGCGGAAACGCCGGCGCCGCCCATGCCCACAGGGGCCGTCGGGACCGTACCGGCGCTCGCGGAACCGGGATCCGTGTCGGGCCAGAGCGGGCCGATCACCCTGCGGGATGTGGCGGTGTTCCTGTTCATCCTCGCGGTGACGTTTATTGCGGTGCAGAACCTGCCGGGGCTGGTGGAGATCGTATTGCTGCAGCGAATGCCCCTGATCGCCGGGGAGCGGTACGCAATCAACATGATAATCGGTTACGTGCTGGCCATCGCGGGTCTGGTGTGGGCGTTTAACTCGATCGGCATTGGCTGGTCGCGGGTGCAATGGCTCGTAGCGGCGGTCGGGCTGGGCCTCGGCTTTGGCTTGCAGGAAATCTTCGCGAACCTCGTTTCCGGAATCATTATCTTGTTCGAGCGGCCAATCCGCGTTGGGGACACCGTGACGGTCGGCGAGATCAGCGGGACCGTCTCGAAGATCCGTATTCGAGCGACCTGGATTACGGCTTTTAACCGGCAGGAACTTATTGTTCCGAACAAGGAATTCGTGACCAGCCGCCTGATCAACTGGACGCTGTCCGATCAGGTGTTGCGCGTGGAGATTCCGATCGGCATTGCGTATGGTTCCGACACGGCGCTGGCCCGGCGCCTGATGCTGGAGGTCGCGGAAAAGAACGAGCGCGTGCTCAAGGACCCGGCTCCAGCGGTGTATTTCCAGGGATTCGGAGACAGTTCGCTCGACTTCGAACTGCGGGTGCACAGCCCGGACCTGGACTCCTTCCTGGCGATAAAGGACGCGATGCTGACGGGCATCGACGAGGCTTTCCGGAAGCACGGCGTCGAGATTCCGTTTCCGCAGCGCGATGTTCATGTCCGGTCGATCCGGGCTTCGCTTCCGGTGGAGCGCGGCGGCGATCCGCCGCTCGGCTGA